A stretch of the Archangium violaceum genome encodes the following:
- a CDS encoding peptidase domain-containing ABC transporter, giving the protein MQESSPGLGQSARYLAALVRLLRPAWGALARGAMLGPVITLLSLVPPYLTKLLFDHVAATRDVGLLEVLVAGIFAAALASVFAETLLGYYSSYLNIKLESSAVLYLFNHVQHLPDRFFTQRQVGEITSRFDDAKAGLALVVGLVRLVFSQGAYLLIIPFTLASLHWKLAMAALATLPLVVLVPLVIGRAMGRAWQDVVGAYTSINALQMEVLRQSRTSKVLALEPLMYQRAAEQMRSLLRAHLRAHGVDGLLRLFERAVEAAQTALFTWLGWRLILAGEMSLGGYMAFVAYAAYLRGPVIEVVSFVTSMQRSGIHLRRFFEYLEEPPEQEPSKALGPPAPISRRLRGGVELEGVSFAYSPGEEVLREVSARIEPGAVVTIVGPSGSGKTTLARLLTRLEEPGRGRVLYDGRDARALELSELRRQLAVVWQDVELFHGTLRENLTLGLPPVPAEEVERVVRLCGLEPLVASLPKGYDTPVAEAGASISGGQRQRLALARAVLRDAPVLLLDEATSQLDVETEAAVVRGLLARARERRQTVLFITHRLANAPLADEVWMLAGGQLVGQGSHPELLARCVPYQRLYRAGVGEADAA; this is encoded by the coding sequence ATGCAGGAGTCCTCTCCCGGGCTGGGGCAGTCGGCGCGGTACCTCGCCGCGCTCGTGCGGTTGCTGCGCCCCGCCTGGGGAGCGCTGGCCCGTGGCGCGATGCTCGGCCCCGTCATCACCCTCCTCAGTCTGGTCCCCCCCTACCTCACCAAGCTGTTGTTCGACCATGTCGCCGCCACGCGGGACGTGGGCCTGCTCGAGGTCCTGGTGGCGGGCATCTTCGCGGCGGCCCTGGCATCCGTCTTCGCGGAGACGCTGCTGGGCTACTACTCGTCCTACTTGAACATCAAGTTGGAGAGCTCCGCAGTCCTCTACCTCTTCAACCACGTGCAGCACCTGCCGGACCGCTTCTTCACCCAGCGGCAGGTGGGGGAGATCACCAGCCGCTTCGATGACGCGAAGGCCGGCCTGGCGCTCGTGGTGGGACTGGTGCGGCTCGTCTTCTCGCAGGGCGCCTACCTGCTGATCATCCCCTTCACGTTGGCTTCCCTCCACTGGAAGCTGGCGATGGCGGCGCTCGCCACTCTGCCGCTCGTCGTGCTGGTGCCGCTCGTCATCGGGCGCGCCATGGGCCGGGCGTGGCAGGACGTGGTGGGTGCGTACACGTCGATCAACGCCCTCCAGATGGAGGTCTTGCGGCAGAGCCGCACGAGCAAGGTGCTGGCGCTCGAGCCGCTCATGTATCAGCGCGCGGCGGAGCAGATGAGGTCGTTGCTGCGGGCGCACCTGCGGGCGCACGGGGTGGATGGACTGCTCCGGCTGTTCGAGCGCGCGGTGGAGGCGGCCCAGACCGCGCTCTTCACGTGGTTGGGCTGGCGGCTCATCCTCGCGGGAGAGATGAGCCTCGGTGGCTACATGGCCTTCGTCGCCTATGCCGCGTATCTCCGCGGTCCGGTGATCGAGGTCGTCTCCTTCGTCACCAGCATGCAGCGGAGTGGCATCCACCTGCGGCGCTTCTTCGAGTACCTGGAGGAGCCGCCGGAGCAGGAGCCCTCGAAGGCCCTGGGTCCACCGGCCCCCATCTCGAGGCGGCTGCGCGGTGGAGTGGAGCTGGAGGGCGTGTCGTTCGCGTACTCGCCCGGCGAGGAGGTGCTGCGCGAGGTGAGCGCGCGCATCGAGCCCGGAGCGGTGGTGACCATCGTCGGGCCGAGCGGCTCGGGGAAGACGACGCTGGCGCGGCTGCTGACCCGGCTGGAGGAGCCCGGCCGTGGGCGCGTGCTGTACGACGGACGCGACGCACGTGCGCTGGAGCTCTCCGAGTTGCGCCGGCAGCTCGCCGTGGTGTGGCAGGACGTGGAGCTGTTCCACGGCACCCTGCGCGAGAACCTCACCCTGGGCCTTCCGCCCGTGCCAGCAGAGGAAGTCGAGCGCGTGGTACGGCTGTGCGGGCTGGAGCCGCTCGTCGCCTCGCTGCCAAAGGGCTACGACACCCCGGTGGCCGAGGCGGGAGCGAGCATCTCCGGTGGACAGCGGCAACGCCTGGCGCTAGCTCGGGCGGTGCTGCGCGACGCGCCAGTGCTTCTGCTGGACGAGGCCACCTCCCAGCTCGACGTGGAGACCGAGGCCGCCGTCGTCCGCGGGCTTCTCGCACGGGCTCGAGAGCGGAGACAGACGGTGCTGTTCATCACCCATCGGCTGGCCAACGCGCCGCTGGCCGATGAGGTGTGGATGCTCGCCGGAGGCCAGCTGGTGGGCCAGGGGTCTCATCCGGAGCTGCTGGCGCGCTGTGTCCCCTACCAGCGTCTGTATCGCGCGGGCGTGGGTGAGGCGGATGCCGCCTAG
- a CDS encoding S8/S53 family peptidase, which translates to MKVGIIDSGVEVKFLREHALGLAGGARFTLDLDAQVLETRSYDRDELEAWRDGARELDLQDEHGHGTAVLSILYDRVRPWPDVELYVARIFDQEVRGYSLCLVEALRWMLDEVGVELLNLSLGTTHRALEAPMREVIDRAVARGAIIACAAGGVPTLPAQLESVVAVGDPTLMDRVGSEVKVDHVVRERGVKLYMGGSWCEAPMTTSFACAVAVAGVLRDGCPPGWRRKLPLPLGEGGG; encoded by the coding sequence ATGAAGGTGGGGATCATCGACAGCGGTGTGGAGGTGAAGTTCCTGCGCGAGCATGCGCTCGGCCTCGCGGGTGGGGCTCGCTTCACGCTCGACCTGGACGCGCAGGTGCTGGAGACGCGCAGCTATGACCGGGACGAGCTGGAGGCGTGGCGGGACGGAGCGCGAGAGTTGGACCTGCAAGACGAGCACGGACACGGCACCGCCGTCCTGAGCATCCTCTATGACCGGGTCCGCCCCTGGCCGGACGTCGAGCTCTACGTGGCACGCATCTTCGACCAGGAGGTGCGTGGGTACTCGCTGTGCCTCGTGGAGGCCTTGCGGTGGATGCTCGACGAGGTGGGCGTGGAGTTGCTCAACCTGAGCCTCGGCACGACCCATCGTGCGCTGGAAGCTCCGATGCGCGAGGTGATCGATCGCGCGGTGGCGCGGGGGGCCATCATCGCTTGCGCCGCGGGTGGAGTGCCCACGCTGCCCGCGCAGTTGGAGTCGGTGGTGGCGGTGGGGGATCCAACGCTCATGGACAGGGTTGGCTCCGAGGTGAAGGTCGACCATGTCGTGCGGGAGCGCGGGGTGAAGCTCTACATGGGAGGAAGCTGGTGCGAGGCGCCCATGACGACCAGCTTCGCCTGCGCGGTGGCAGTGGCCGGCGTCTTGCGTGACGGCTGCCCACCCGGTTGGCGACGCAAGCTCCCTCTCCCTCTGGGAGAGGGCGGGGGGTGA
- a CDS encoding carboxypeptidase regulatory-like domain-containing protein, whose amino-acid sequence MRRRIIVAMVLVGVGLALLWFSHSGGPRATEGNAGEVSAARPRGPVSQPEEPGQVGARGHANASGTPSLAQAPTGVDGILEVEVLAGERPWPGANVRLYWHAEGAPLRGDNAWRLAGSGTTDERGRVRLAARPGAYLVAVRARGHAPLLRDVVRPHGEARTTLRLMLEKGHSLSGHTVVHGTNEPLPLVELVFTAHGRQQEPWPRAEAPAEERVYVTSDERGNFQVDGLAPGGYLLEARTPGHARAVLSHVEVPAEGPLTVSLRGAGVIEGFVVDARGRPAADAEVMVRGDPAQVVTTGAEGGFSVEVEPGAHTLSARRGEEAGSLDSPVVVNAGRTVRDVRIRLGQGGVLEGRVVERASGGPVVGARVEVGPQGGSGDSGRALTDGEGHFSVGGLAPGSYDVRVSASGFSPTLRRGLTVTSGERFPVSLVLEGTGSVEGFVRDGAGRPVPGARVMGVNRWDGGADTSPVESRTDARGHYRLQGLAVGRMYLTARREGSTLGVRQPVEVMEIGTARVDFTLEGTGTVEGVVRAIRGPLPSEPLDVTALAQGGLGSGAPDIGRVEVGTNGSFRMELPPGTYGLLLTARRGLGSGGQQQVQVEEGRTVRVELTWEEKHGANEIRGIVLEPDGTPSPGAFVTLASGDGRGVPWMMAPADDEGRFAIGAPRVADAATRGLNVSARNGGRASEVRRVKPGEQEVVVKLRPAASIRGRVVGTGEPVRGFTLGLQVQEGFLPQGHGPWEFPGDRFELREVPAEPLKLVVRTADGSSGEALVSPGTGSTAEVEIPLRATAVVQGRVVDATTKAPLAGVLVFIEGEVPLKPDDGTSADGRFFVGGVRAGERILVIIGGQSRVRASRPVKLKEGEVLDVGDIPLGAGSVPP is encoded by the coding sequence ATGCGCAGGCGCATCATCGTGGCAATGGTCCTGGTGGGAGTGGGACTCGCGCTTCTCTGGTTCTCACATTCCGGAGGGCCACGTGCCACGGAGGGCAATGCCGGGGAAGTCTCGGCCGCGCGGCCGCGGGGGCCGGTGTCGCAGCCGGAGGAGCCCGGGCAGGTGGGCGCGCGGGGCCATGCGAACGCGAGCGGCACGCCGTCCCTGGCCCAGGCCCCCACCGGAGTGGACGGGATTCTGGAGGTGGAGGTGCTCGCGGGCGAGCGGCCGTGGCCCGGCGCCAACGTCCGGCTCTACTGGCACGCGGAGGGAGCGCCCCTCCGCGGGGACAACGCCTGGCGCCTGGCGGGCTCTGGCACCACGGATGAGCGAGGACGTGTCCGGCTCGCGGCACGGCCTGGCGCCTATCTGGTGGCGGTGCGCGCCAGGGGCCATGCACCCCTGCTGCGCGACGTGGTGCGTCCCCATGGAGAGGCGCGGACGACCCTGCGTCTCATGCTGGAGAAAGGCCACTCCCTTTCCGGCCACACGGTGGTGCACGGCACGAATGAACCGCTGCCGTTGGTGGAGCTCGTCTTCACGGCCCACGGTCGCCAGCAGGAGCCCTGGCCGCGCGCCGAAGCTCCCGCCGAGGAGCGCGTGTACGTCACGAGTGACGAAAGGGGGAACTTCCAGGTGGACGGGCTCGCCCCCGGTGGCTACCTGCTGGAGGCCCGGACGCCAGGGCACGCGCGAGCGGTACTGAGCCACGTGGAGGTGCCCGCGGAGGGGCCGCTGACGGTGTCGCTCCGGGGGGCGGGCGTCATCGAGGGTTTCGTCGTGGACGCGCGGGGCCGCCCGGCGGCGGACGCCGAGGTGATGGTGCGTGGAGACCCGGCCCAGGTGGTCACCACCGGCGCGGAGGGGGGCTTTTCCGTCGAGGTGGAGCCCGGAGCTCACACCCTCTCCGCGCGGCGCGGCGAGGAAGCGGGCTCGCTGGACTCGCCGGTCGTCGTGAACGCGGGAAGGACGGTGCGCGACGTGCGGATACGGCTCGGCCAGGGGGGGGTGCTGGAGGGCCGCGTGGTGGAGCGGGCCTCGGGGGGCCCGGTGGTGGGCGCCCGCGTCGAGGTCGGCCCCCAGGGTGGCTCAGGGGACTCCGGCCGCGCCCTCACGGACGGCGAGGGCCACTTCTCGGTGGGTGGGCTCGCTCCTGGCAGCTACGACGTGAGGGTGAGCGCCTCGGGCTTCTCGCCGACGCTGCGGCGCGGACTGACGGTGACCTCGGGCGAGCGCTTCCCCGTCAGTCTCGTGCTCGAGGGCACCGGCTCGGTGGAGGGCTTCGTGCGGGATGGGGCCGGACGGCCGGTGCCGGGCGCGCGGGTGATGGGCGTCAACCGTTGGGACGGTGGCGCGGACACCTCTCCGGTCGAGTCTCGTACCGATGCACGGGGACACTACCGGCTCCAGGGACTCGCCGTGGGCCGCATGTATCTCACCGCCCGCCGGGAGGGCTCGACGCTGGGGGTCCGCCAGCCAGTGGAGGTGATGGAGATTGGCACGGCCCGGGTGGACTTCACGCTGGAGGGGACGGGCACCGTGGAGGGCGTGGTGCGAGCGATCCGGGGTCCGCTCCCCTCCGAGCCGCTGGATGTGACGGCCCTCGCGCAGGGGGGGCTCGGCTCCGGCGCGCCGGACATCGGCCGGGTCGAGGTCGGGACGAATGGAAGCTTCCGGATGGAGCTCCCGCCGGGAACCTACGGTCTGCTGCTCACGGCGCGCCGGGGCCTCGGCTCCGGCGGACAGCAACAGGTCCAGGTGGAGGAGGGGAGGACGGTGCGGGTCGAGCTGACCTGGGAGGAGAAGCACGGCGCGAATGAGATCCGGGGCATCGTCCTCGAGCCGGACGGCACACCCTCTCCAGGGGCCTTCGTCACCCTGGCCTCCGGGGATGGCCGGGGTGTTCCGTGGATGATGGCTCCCGCGGATGACGAGGGCCGTTTCGCCATCGGTGCCCCGCGTGTGGCGGACGCGGCCACGCGCGGCCTGAATGTGAGCGCGCGCAATGGCGGGCGCGCGAGCGAGGTGCGGCGCGTGAAGCCCGGCGAGCAGGAGGTGGTGGTGAAGCTGCGGCCCGCGGCTTCGATCCGGGGCAGGGTGGTGGGGACTGGCGAGCCCGTGAGGGGCTTCACCCTCGGCCTCCAGGTCCAGGAGGGATTCCTGCCCCAGGGCCATGGCCCCTGGGAGTTCCCGGGAGATCGCTTCGAGCTGAGGGAAGTACCGGCCGAGCCCCTGAAGCTGGTGGTGCGGACGGCGGACGGCTCGAGCGGCGAGGCCCTGGTCTCCCCCGGCACCGGTTCGACGGCCGAGGTGGAGATTCCCCTGCGGGCCACGGCGGTCGTGCAGGGGCGGGTGGTGGATGCGACCACGAAGGCCCCTCTGGCCGGTGTGCTCGTCTTCATCGAAGGGGAGGTGCCCTTGAAGCCCGACGACGGGACGAGCGCCGATGGACGGTTCTTCGTCGGGGGCGTGCGCGCGGGCGAACGAATCCTGGTCATCATCGGGGGGCAGTCCAGGGTACGCGCGAGCCGTCCGGTGAAGCTGAAGGAGGGCGAAGTGCTCGACGTGGGGGACATCCCGCTGGGGGCCGGATCCGTACCTCCGTGA